From the genome of Epinephelus moara isolate mb chromosome 10, YSFRI_EMoa_1.0, whole genome shotgun sequence, one region includes:
- the LOC126396307 gene encoding ICOS ligand-like — MTVSDFIQSEARCADDLELLKGGSRREGSEVRRGYKSVMGLSSFSSVKRKISSSCFCVSGAQTGPRQRALPVALWRTGLLLSFLGFCACLEEECVLGIVGRTVSLPCVNPQLLNFVNISIEWRRGEEVVLRSVWTEDGDVEEWSINRATTPVDAALTGNFSLQLPTVGPTEDRVNYSLFVISGGNQSTELCTVCLRTAASFSFPKLQREEAEEGEETSVWCRSSGGFPEPTVYWLINNTEEPPEGSVTTLAAPVPDTQLYNITSHLTANISKDASVSCIIKNPSMNETLASTNYGGKGSPVIGRASQGMWMFSTGLCVVVGVMVLAGVIYQIHLDRISKRKKKEYQKEHPNRGYKRRSPYREETEAMKPERKETDV, encoded by the exons ATGACTGTCAGTGACTTCATTCAGAGTGAAGCAAGGTGTGCGGATGACTTGGAGCTGTTAAAGGGAGGGAGCAGGAGAGAAGGAAGTGAAGTTAGACGGGGCTATAAGTCAGTAATGGGACTGTCTTCGTTTTCTAGTGTGAAGAGGAAAATATCTTCGAGTTGTTTTTGCGTCTCCGGTGCGCAAACAGGCCCCCGGCAGCGGGCGTTACCGGTGGCACTGTGGCGCACAGGACTGCTGCTCAGCTTCCTCGGTTTCTGCGCCTGCCTGG AGGAAGAGTGCGTCCTTGGCATTGTTGGACGGACAGTGTCACTGCCCTGTGTTAACCCTCAGTTATTGAACTTTGTGAATATTTCCATTGAGTGGAGGAGAGGTGAAGAAGTGGTGCTCAGatcagtgtggacagaggatggagatgTGGAGGAGTGGAGCATTAACAGGGCCACAACTCCAGTTGATGCTGCACTGACCGGGAACTTCTCTCTGCAGCTGCCCACAGTTGGTCCCACAGAGGACAGAGTAAATTACAGTCTCTTCGTCATTTCAGGGGGGAATCAGAGCACTGAGCTGTGCACCGTGTGCCTCAGGACAGCAG CCAGTTTCAGCTTCCCAAAGCTGCAGagagaagaagcagaggagggagaggagacaagCGTCTGGTGTCGCTCCAGTGGAGGTTTTCCTGAACCCACAGTTTACTGGCTCATCAACAACACAGAGGAGCCCCCCGAAGGCTCAGTGACGACCCTGGCAGCACCAGTCCCAGACACCCAGCTGTACAACATCACAAGCCACCTGACCGCCAACATTTCCAAAGACGCAAGCGTGTCGTGCATCATTAAGAACCCATCCATGAATGAAACCCTGGCATCCACAAACT atggagggaagggCAGCCCTGTCATTGGTCGAGCATCACAGGGCATGTGGATGTTCAGCACAGGGCTCTGTGTGGTGGTTGGTGTCATGGTGTTGGCAGGAGTCATCTATCAGATTCACCTGGACAGGATAAgtaagaggaagaagaaagagtaCCAGAAGGAGCACCCAAACAGAG GATACAAAAGGCGAAGTCCGTACAGGGAGGAAACGGAGGCGATGAAGCCGGAGCGAAAGGAGACAGACGTGTAA
- the tbc1d23 gene encoding TBC1 domain family member 23 isoform X2 yields MADAVEEALQGSWDQDLAEALDSGGSDMEMERGIIQVQEHSAQHKAKMWKIALNVSGKGDSLSPWDGILDLPEQTLIHNRSQQLIDQLEVSEDERSDMVSDVESVITFYCKSRNISFTPELSWPHLLKPLLGLQLPRSDLYNCFYAVMNKYIPRDCVPNGRPFHLYRLLLQYHEPELCSFLDTKKITPDSYAINWMGSLFSSHCPPDVTQTLWDCYFQQADPFLIFFLMLIILVNAKESILTQEGDSREDIIKMLELSPSHLEAEDIEDLFSLAQYYQSKTPLSLRKMNQNLFGSSLVALKEEDTDLSQALCLPVSVPEILQANQLQQDGVRFFVVDCRPAEQYNAGHLSTAFHLDSDLMLQNPSEFALSVKSLLEAQKQSLESGSIASGEHLCFMGSGREEEDMYMNMVLAHFLQKNKEYVSIAKGGFMALQKHLVDMNIEGLDSSYLHWIVSTSGSHSSLSSADGESLSSPGDGKGVKSLVNKMTFALKSKSVNVKEKMISFIENTSTPVDRHVSSSDRVGKPYRGVKPVFSIGDEEEYDTDEIDSSSMSDDDRKEIVNIQTWINKPDVKHHIPCNEVKETGHMFPSHLLITATHMYCLREIASRKGFAYIQSRQALNSVVKITSKKKHPELITFKFGSNNSAGVEISAVERYLIPNAGDATKVIKQQIMKVLDALESS; encoded by the exons ATGGCGGATGCCGTGGAGGAAGCTCTTCAGGGCAGCTG GGACCAGGATCTAGCTGAGGCGCTGGACTCGGGCGGCTCTGACATGGAGATGGAGCGAGGCATCATCCAGGTCCAGGAGCACTCAGCTCAACACAAGGCCAAGATGTGGAAG ATCGCTCTGAATGTCTCTGGAAAAGGAGACAGCCTGTCTCCCTGGGACGGCATCCTCGATTTACCAGAACAGACCCTCATTCACAACCGCAGTCAACAGCTTATTG ACCAGCTGGAGGTATCAGAGGATGAGAGGAGCGACATGGTGTCAGATGTTGAGTCAGTCATCACTTTCTACTGCAAGTCCCGCAACATTTCCTTCACCCCGGAGCTGAGCTGGCCGCACCTGCTCAAACCACTGCTGGGCCTTCAGCTTCCTCGCAGCGACCTCTACAACTGCTTCTACGCTGTCATGAACAAATACATCCCCAG ggACTGCGTGCCAAACGGCCGACCCTTCCACCTGTACAGATTACTGCTGCAGTACCACGAGCCGGAGCTCTGCTCCTTCTTGGACACCAAAAAGATCACACCTGACTCCTACGCCATCAActgg ATGGGCAGTCTCTTTTCCAGCCACTGCCCTCCTGACGTGACCCAGACCTTGTGGGACTGCTACTTCCAGCAGGCCGACCCCttcctcatcttcttcctcatgctcaTCATCCTCGTCAATGCCAA AGAGTCCATCCTTACACAAGAGGGAGACAGCAGAGAGGATATCATCA AAATGCTGGAGTTGTCTCCATCTCACCTGGAAGCCGAGGACATTGaagatttgttttctttggccCAGTATTACCAGAGCAAaacccctctgtctctcagaaAG ATGAACCAGAATCTGTTTGGCAGCAGCCTAGTGGCTCTGAAAGAGGAGGACACTGACCTGAGTCAGGCTCTGTGTCTCCCTGTGTCTGTCCCTGAGATCCTGCAGGCCAACCAGCTGCAGCAG GATGGGGTTCGTTTTTTTGTGGTGGATTGTCGGCCTGCAGAGCAGTACAACGCTGGCCACCTGTCCACAGCCTTCCACCTGGACTCTGACCTG ATGCTTCAGAACCCCTCTGAGTTCGCTCTGTCTGTGAAGTCCCTCTTGGAGGCTCAGAAACAGTCTTTGGAGTCCGGCTCCATCGCCAGCGGAGAGCACCTGTGCTTCATGGGCAgtggcagggaggaggaggacatgtACATGAACATGGTGTTGGCCCATTTCCTGCAG aaaaacaaagaatatgTCAGCATTGCTAAAGGAGGCTTCATGG CCCTCCAAAAGCATCTTGTCGACATGAATATTGAGGGTCTGGACTCTTCATACCTGCACTGGATCGTCAGCACGTCAGGATCCCACAGCAGCCTCAGCTCTGCTGAT GGAGAGTCGCTAAGTAGCCCTGGAGACGGCAAAGGCGTCAAGTCTTTGGTCAACAAAATGACGTTTGCTTTAAAGTCCAAGTCAGTGAACGTGAAGGAGAAGATGATCAGCTTCATCGAGAACACCTCCACCCCTGTAGACAG GCATGTGAGCAGTAGCGACCGCGTCGGAAAACCTTACCGGGGGGTGAAGCCCGTTTTCAGTATTGGTGATGAGGAGGAGTATGACACAG ACGAGATCGACAGCTCGTCAATGTCAGACGATGACAGGAAGGAGATTGTCAACATTCAGACCTGGATAAACAAACCAGACGTAAAACATCACATTCCGTGTAATGAGGTGAAAGAAACTGGTCACATGTTCCCCAG CCACTTGTTGATCACAGCCACTCACATGTACTGCCTGCGGGAGATCGCCTCGAGGAAAGGCTTCGCCTACATCCAATCCAGACAAGCACTGAACTCTGTGGTGAAGATCACATCCAAAAAGAAGCACCCGGAACTGATCACGTTCAAATTCGGCAGCAACAACTCAGCTGGAGTGGAGATATCAGCAGTTGAAAG ATATTTGATACCCAACGCAGGCGACGCCACCAAGGTCATCAAGCAGCAGATCATGAAAGTCCTCGACGCTCTGGAGAGCTCGTAA
- the tbc1d23 gene encoding TBC1 domain family member 23 isoform X1, with protein sequence MADAVEEALQGSWDQDLAEALDSGGSDMEMERGIIQVQEHSAQHKAKMWKIALNVSGKGDSLSPWDGILDLPEQTLIHNRSQQLIDQLEVSEDERSDMVSDVESVITFYCKSRNISFTPELSWPHLLKPLLGLQLPRSDLYNCFYAVMNKYIPRDCVPNGRPFHLYRLLLQYHEPELCSFLDTKKITPDSYAINWMGSLFSSHCPPDVTQTLWDCYFQQADPFLIFFLMLIILVNAKESILTQEGDSREDIIKMLELSPSHLEAEDIEDLFSLAQYYQSKTPLSLRKMNQNLFGSSLVALKEEDTDLSQALCLPVSVPEILQANQLQQDGVRFFVVDCRPAEQYNAGHLSTAFHLDSDLMLQNPSEFALSVKSLLEAQKQSLESGSIASGEHLCFMGSGREEEDMYMNMVLAHFLQKNKEYVSIAKGGFMALQKHLVDMNIEGLDSSYLHWIVSTSGSHSSLSSADGESLSSPGDGKGVKSLVNKMTFALKSKSVNVKEKMISFIENTSTPVDRISFNLPWPEKVIPDRHVSSSDRVGKPYRGVKPVFSIGDEEEYDTDEIDSSSMSDDDRKEIVNIQTWINKPDVKHHIPCNEVKETGHMFPSHLLITATHMYCLREIASRKGFAYIQSRQALNSVVKITSKKKHPELITFKFGSNNSAGVEISAVERYLIPNAGDATKVIKQQIMKVLDALESS encoded by the exons ATGGCGGATGCCGTGGAGGAAGCTCTTCAGGGCAGCTG GGACCAGGATCTAGCTGAGGCGCTGGACTCGGGCGGCTCTGACATGGAGATGGAGCGAGGCATCATCCAGGTCCAGGAGCACTCAGCTCAACACAAGGCCAAGATGTGGAAG ATCGCTCTGAATGTCTCTGGAAAAGGAGACAGCCTGTCTCCCTGGGACGGCATCCTCGATTTACCAGAACAGACCCTCATTCACAACCGCAGTCAACAGCTTATTG ACCAGCTGGAGGTATCAGAGGATGAGAGGAGCGACATGGTGTCAGATGTTGAGTCAGTCATCACTTTCTACTGCAAGTCCCGCAACATTTCCTTCACCCCGGAGCTGAGCTGGCCGCACCTGCTCAAACCACTGCTGGGCCTTCAGCTTCCTCGCAGCGACCTCTACAACTGCTTCTACGCTGTCATGAACAAATACATCCCCAG ggACTGCGTGCCAAACGGCCGACCCTTCCACCTGTACAGATTACTGCTGCAGTACCACGAGCCGGAGCTCTGCTCCTTCTTGGACACCAAAAAGATCACACCTGACTCCTACGCCATCAActgg ATGGGCAGTCTCTTTTCCAGCCACTGCCCTCCTGACGTGACCCAGACCTTGTGGGACTGCTACTTCCAGCAGGCCGACCCCttcctcatcttcttcctcatgctcaTCATCCTCGTCAATGCCAA AGAGTCCATCCTTACACAAGAGGGAGACAGCAGAGAGGATATCATCA AAATGCTGGAGTTGTCTCCATCTCACCTGGAAGCCGAGGACATTGaagatttgttttctttggccCAGTATTACCAGAGCAAaacccctctgtctctcagaaAG ATGAACCAGAATCTGTTTGGCAGCAGCCTAGTGGCTCTGAAAGAGGAGGACACTGACCTGAGTCAGGCTCTGTGTCTCCCTGTGTCTGTCCCTGAGATCCTGCAGGCCAACCAGCTGCAGCAG GATGGGGTTCGTTTTTTTGTGGTGGATTGTCGGCCTGCAGAGCAGTACAACGCTGGCCACCTGTCCACAGCCTTCCACCTGGACTCTGACCTG ATGCTTCAGAACCCCTCTGAGTTCGCTCTGTCTGTGAAGTCCCTCTTGGAGGCTCAGAAACAGTCTTTGGAGTCCGGCTCCATCGCCAGCGGAGAGCACCTGTGCTTCATGGGCAgtggcagggaggaggaggacatgtACATGAACATGGTGTTGGCCCATTTCCTGCAG aaaaacaaagaatatgTCAGCATTGCTAAAGGAGGCTTCATGG CCCTCCAAAAGCATCTTGTCGACATGAATATTGAGGGTCTGGACTCTTCATACCTGCACTGGATCGTCAGCACGTCAGGATCCCACAGCAGCCTCAGCTCTGCTGAT GGAGAGTCGCTAAGTAGCCCTGGAGACGGCAAAGGCGTCAAGTCTTTGGTCAACAAAATGACGTTTGCTTTAAAGTCCAAGTCAGTGAACGTGAAGGAGAAGATGATCAGCTTCATCGAGAACACCTCCACCCCTGTAGACAG AATATCTTTCAATCTGCCCTGGCCAGAGAAGGTGATTCCAGATCG GCATGTGAGCAGTAGCGACCGCGTCGGAAAACCTTACCGGGGGGTGAAGCCCGTTTTCAGTATTGGTGATGAGGAGGAGTATGACACAG ACGAGATCGACAGCTCGTCAATGTCAGACGATGACAGGAAGGAGATTGTCAACATTCAGACCTGGATAAACAAACCAGACGTAAAACATCACATTCCGTGTAATGAGGTGAAAGAAACTGGTCACATGTTCCCCAG CCACTTGTTGATCACAGCCACTCACATGTACTGCCTGCGGGAGATCGCCTCGAGGAAAGGCTTCGCCTACATCCAATCCAGACAAGCACTGAACTCTGTGGTGAAGATCACATCCAAAAAGAAGCACCCGGAACTGATCACGTTCAAATTCGGCAGCAACAACTCAGCTGGAGTGGAGATATCAGCAGTTGAAAG ATATTTGATACCCAACGCAGGCGACGCCACCAAGGTCATCAAGCAGCAGATCATGAAAGTCCTCGACGCTCTGGAGAGCTCGTAA
- the nit2 gene encoding omega-amidase NIT2: MSTLAKAMSKFRLAVIQLQVTSGKKDNLSRARRLVKEAAGQGGKVVLLPECFNSPYGTNFFPEYAERIPGESTQVLSEAAKENKVYLVGGSIPEEDGGKLYNSCTVFGPDGELILKYRKIHLFDIDVPGKIRFQESETLTPGNTLSMFETPFCKVGVGICYDMRFAELAQLYGRKGCQLLVYPGAFNMTTGPAHWELLQRGRAIDNQVYVATASPARDETSSYIAWGHSTVVNPWGEVISKAGPEEAIIYADIDLQYLADIRQQIPITVQRRDDLYTVKSLQEGSS, encoded by the exons ATGTCAACTTTAGCTAAAGCAATGTCCA AGTTCCGGCTGGCTGTGATCCAGCTGCAGGTGACCAGTGGGAAGAAGGACAACCTGAGCAGAGCCCGGAGGCTGGTGAAGGAGGCAGCGGGACAGGGCGGCAAAGTGGTACTGCTGccg GAATGCTTCAACTCTCCATATGGGACCAACTTCTTCCCTGAGTATGCGGAGAGGATCCCAGGAGAGTCCACTCAGGTGCTGTCAGAGGCAGCCAAGGAGAACAAGGTGTATCTGGTGGGAG GATCCATCCCAGAAGAGGACGGTGGGAAGTTGTATAACAGCTGCACAGTGTTTGGACCTGATGGAGAGCTGATTCTTAAATACAGGAAG ATTCACCTCTTTGACATCGACGTTCCAGGCAAAATCCGCTTCCAGGAGTCTGAGACGCTGACCCCAGGCAACACTCTGTCTATGTTCGAAACAC CGTTCTGTAAAGTGGGAGTGGGGATTTGCTACGACATGAGGTTCGCAGAGCTGGCACAGCTCTACGGCAGGAAAG GCTgtcagctgctggtctacccTGGAGCCTTCAACATGACGACTGGTCCAGCACACTGGGAGCTCCTTCAGAGGGGGAG gGCGATTGATAACCAGGTGTACGTGGCCACAGCGTCTCCAGCCAGAGACGAAACTTCTTCATACATCGCCTGGGGTCACAGCACTGTTGTAAACCCATG GGGAGAAGTTATCTCAAAGGCCGGACCAGAGGAGGCCATCATTTACGCCGACATCG ACCTGCAGTATTTGGCCGACATCCGGCAGCAGATCCCGATCACGGTTCAGCGTCGTGACGACCTCTACACGGTGAAGTCTCTGCAGGAGGGATCGAGCTGA